The following are encoded together in the Cyanobacterium aponinum PCC 10605 genome:
- the gatC gene encoding Asp-tRNA(Asn)/Glu-tRNA(Gln) amidotransferase subunit GatC yields the protein MSLSQAEVKKVANLARLHLTEAEEEAFAPQLSAILDYFEQLKELDTENVEPTTRAIDVNNITREDVQSTYEDRESLLNVAPERDDDFFQVPKILA from the coding sequence ATGAGTTTAAGTCAAGCAGAAGTTAAAAAAGTTGCTAATTTAGCCCGTTTACATTTAACAGAAGCGGAGGAAGAAGCATTTGCACCCCAATTAAGTGCGATTTTAGATTATTTTGAACAGCTAAAAGAATTAGATACGGAAAATGTAGAACCTACCACAAGAGCGATCGATGTTAATAATATTACCCGTGAAGATGTACAATCGACTTATGAAGATCGGGAAAGTTTACTTAATGTCGCCCCGGAAAGAGATGATGATTTCTTCCAAGTCCCAAAAATTCTTGCTTAG
- a CDS encoding DUF192 domain-containing protein, whose product MVNFPKILSYPLVISLCFFVSSCDTGENSLSQAQNEENISTLSIADVSSPQNLPINAILSIDNQQIELEVAETPEQQQLGLMFRTDLPPDRGMLFLFQPPTIVNFWMKNVFISLDMLFVRDGVVQNIAHNVPPCTKEPCPLYSSEVEIDQVIELAGGRAKELNIKKGDRISVEFLPSENSLKK is encoded by the coding sequence ATGGTTAATTTTCCCAAAATCTTATCTTATCCTTTAGTTATTTCTCTTTGTTTTTTCGTTTCTAGTTGTGATACAGGAGAAAATTCTTTATCTCAAGCACAAAATGAGGAAAATATATCTACTCTTTCCATAGCAGATGTTTCCTCGCCCCAAAATCTTCCCATTAATGCCATTTTATCCATCGATAATCAACAAATAGAATTGGAAGTGGCAGAAACTCCTGAACAACAACAGTTAGGCTTAATGTTTCGTACCGATTTACCTCCTGATAGAGGGATGCTTTTTCTTTTTCAGCCACCTACGATTGTGAATTTTTGGATGAAAAATGTTTTTATTTCTTTGGATATGCTATTTGTTCGAGATGGAGTTGTACAAAATATAGCTCACAATGTCCCCCCTTGTACGAAAGAGCCTTGTCCTTTATATAGCTCTGAGGTCGAAATTGATCAAGTAATAGAGTTAGCTGGAGGGAGAGCAAAAGAATTAAATATCAAAAAAGGCGATCGCATCTCTGTGGAATTTTTGCCGTCAGAAAACTCTTTGAAAAAGTAG
- a CDS encoding DUF2949 domain-containing protein, with protein MPTITYTRFIKFLQDEINLSQDSIAMAQKTVDQNLGLMPVVLWQYGLVDLQQLNKIYEWLETA; from the coding sequence ATGCCTACTATTACTTACACTCGCTTTATCAAATTTTTGCAAGATGAAATAAACTTATCTCAAGACTCTATCGCTATGGCTCAAAAAACTGTGGATCAAAACTTAGGACTAATGCCCGTAGTGCTATGGCAATATGGACTAGTCGATTTACAACAACTCAACAAAATCTATGAATGGTTAGAAACCGCCTAA
- the surE gene encoding 5'/3'-nucleotidase SurE yields MFIITNDDGINAEGIKALKEIITEDKVIIAPDRALSGCGHQVTTKEGITVTETKPQEYAISGTPADCVRLGISKIFPSATWVLSGINAGGNLGSDIHISGTVAAVREAAIHGLGAIAISHVIKYPQPINWDIAKKLSKKVLKKLLNKDLPKGCFWNVNLPPLDYVSNPDIVFCSPSIDPLPLNFKQEGNQYFYRGEYWQRKRTIDTDVDVCFSGNIAVSLISINGNSTHN; encoded by the coding sequence ATGTTTATTATCACTAACGATGACGGCATTAACGCTGAAGGAATTAAGGCTTTAAAAGAAATTATTACTGAAGATAAGGTAATCATAGCACCCGATCGCGCTTTATCTGGTTGTGGACATCAGGTGACGACAAAAGAAGGAATTACTGTTACAGAAACAAAACCTCAAGAATATGCCATTAGTGGGACACCTGCCGATTGCGTTAGGCTCGGTATTAGTAAGATTTTTCCCTCCGCCACATGGGTACTTTCTGGAATCAATGCAGGAGGAAATTTAGGTAGTGATATTCACATTTCTGGCACTGTCGCCGCCGTCAGAGAAGCCGCTATTCATGGTTTAGGTGCGATCGCAATTTCCCATGTTATTAAATATCCTCAACCTATTAATTGGGATATTGCCAAAAAACTAAGTAAAAAAGTGCTTAAAAAATTATTAAACAAAGACTTACCGAAAGGTTGCTTTTGGAATGTAAATTTACCTCCCCTTGATTATGTGTCCAATCCTGATATAGTATTTTGTAGTCCTAGTATTGATCCCCTACCCTTAAACTTCAAACAAGAAGGAAATCAGTATTTTTATCGAGGAGAATATTGGCAAAGAAAAAGAACCATAGATACAGATGTAGATGTTTGTTTTTCAGGTAATATCGCCGTTAGTTTAATCAGCATTAATGGAAACTCGACTCACAATTAA
- a CDS encoding four helix bundle protein, which translates to MDLVLICYQLTSQFPKTEIYGLSSQIQRAAVSIPANIAEGKGRNHLGDYIRHLSMANGSLKELETHLMIVGRLGYLNLSSG; encoded by the coding sequence ATGGATTTGGTATTAATATGTTATCAATTAACTTCTCAATTTCCCAAAACAGAAATTTATGGTTTAAGTAGTCAAATACAAAGAGCCGCAGTTTCAATTCCTGCCAACATCGCAGAAGGAAAAGGGAGAAATCATTTGGGTGATTATATTCGTCATCTTTCTATGGCAAATGGCTCACTCAAAGAATTAGAAACTCATTTGATGATTGTAGGACGATTAGGCTATCTTAACCTGAGTTCGGGATAA
- a CDS encoding ABC transporter permease, with amino-acid sequence MNWWRRLRKNPLAKLGAVTLLLFYFMVIGADFIAPYNPYSVQENGSLLPPTTIYWRNSQRQFIGPHVYPTIQGATDLQTGDRILEIDYSKPSPLRLFPKTEPYQLFALKLPLPPKFEEREIFSGFTINRKLFGTTGEGKINLLGTDEQGRDQFSRILYGGRISLFIGIIGILISFPLGMFIGGIAGYFGGIIDSILMRLVEVLMTIPGIYLLVALAAILPPSLSSAQRFLLIVMITSFIGWSGLARVIRGQVLAIKEQEFVQSARAIGANSFYIIVKHILPQTATYIIISATLSIPSFIVAESVLSLIGLGIQQPDPSWGNLLSLATNASVLVLQPWLIFPPALLIILTVLSFNLLGDGLRDSLDPKSR; translated from the coding sequence ATGAATTGGTGGCGCCGATTAAGAAAAAATCCCCTTGCTAAATTGGGGGCGGTTACTCTCCTATTGTTTTATTTTATGGTAATTGGAGCAGACTTTATTGCTCCGTATAATCCCTATTCAGTTCAGGAAAACGGCTCATTATTACCACCAACTACTATTTATTGGCGTAATTCACAAAGACAATTTATCGGGCCTCATGTTTATCCTACTATCCAAGGTGCAACAGATTTACAAACGGGCGATCGCATCTTAGAAATAGATTATAGCAAACCCTCTCCCCTGCGGTTATTCCCAAAAACTGAACCCTATCAACTTTTTGCCCTTAAATTACCATTGCCCCCTAAATTTGAAGAAAGAGAAATTTTTTCAGGATTTACCATCAACCGTAAATTGTTTGGCACAACAGGAGAAGGAAAAATAAATTTATTAGGCACAGATGAACAAGGTAGAGATCAATTTAGTCGTATTTTATATGGGGGAAGAATTAGTTTATTTATTGGTATTATAGGTATCCTTATTTCATTTCCTTTAGGGATGTTTATCGGCGGAATAGCAGGTTATTTTGGCGGAATAATTGACAGTATTTTAATGCGTTTAGTCGAAGTTTTAATGACTATCCCGGGTATTTATTTATTAGTAGCTTTAGCCGCAATTTTACCCCCCAGTTTAAGCAGTGCTCAAAGATTTTTATTAATAGTTATGATTACTTCTTTTATTGGTTGGTCTGGATTAGCTAGAGTCATTAGAGGACAAGTTTTAGCCATTAAAGAACAAGAATTTGTACAATCAGCAAGAGCGATCGGGGCTAATTCATTTTATATAATTGTAAAACATATACTGCCCCAAACAGCCACTTATATAATCATTTCCGCAACCCTTTCCATACCTAGTTTTATCGTTGCTGAATCAGTATTAAGTTTAATTGGTTTAGGTATTCAGCAACCAGATCCCAGTTGGGGTAATTTATTATCTTTAGCGACAAATGCTTCTGTTTTAGTTTTACAACCTTGGTTAATTTTTCCCCCTGCTTTACTAATTATTTTAACTGTCTTATCTTTCAATTTATTAGGGGACGGTTTAAGAGATAGTTTAGATCCAAAAAGTAGATAA
- a CDS encoding photosystem I assembly protein Ycf3, which translates to MPRSQRNDNFIDKTFTVMADIILKVLPIDSKAKEAFVYYRDGMSAQAEGEYAEALENYEEALKLEEDPNDRSEILYNMGLIHASNGKLEEALGYYHQSLDLNPRKPSALNNIAVIYHHLGEKSKQAGNENEAESLFDKAAEYWKQAIRLSPNSYLEAQNWLKTTGRSEIDVFF; encoded by the coding sequence ATGCCTAGATCTCAGAGAAACGATAACTTTATCGATAAAACTTTTACCGTCATGGCGGATATAATTCTCAAAGTCCTCCCCATTGACTCAAAAGCTAAAGAAGCCTTTGTTTATTATCGTGATGGTATGTCAGCCCAAGCAGAAGGGGAGTATGCGGAGGCTTTAGAAAATTATGAAGAAGCCTTAAAACTAGAAGAAGATCCCAACGATCGCAGTGAGATACTATATAATATGGGTTTAATCCATGCCAGTAATGGAAAACTAGAAGAAGCATTGGGGTACTATCACCAGTCTTTAGACTTAAATCCCCGCAAACCCTCGGCTTTGAATAATATTGCCGTGATTTATCATCATTTAGGCGAAAAATCAAAACAAGCGGGAAATGAAAACGAGGCAGAAAGTTTATTTGATAAAGCCGCAGAATATTGGAAACAGGCTATCCGTTTATCTCCCAATAGTTATTTAGAGGCTCAAAACTGGTTGAAAACCACTGGGCGTTCAGAAATTGATGTCTTTTTCTAG
- a CDS encoding (Fe-S)-binding protein: protein MNTTNTPIDTINSEKGFDDHNPPSQNLIDQCVHCGFCLSTCPSYRVIGKEMDSPRGRIYLMNAINQGEAKLDESTSPHFDSCLGCLACVTTCPSGVQYDQLIASVRPQVERNQPRNWWEKILRTLIFNIFPYPARLSIFLPLLWFYQISGLQALVRKTGILKFFPRIASMESILPSIQLASINKKYPYTIPPQKEKKYRVGLILGCVQRLFFDPVNEATVRVLTANGCEVVIPPSQGCCGALPAHQGQENQAQTLAKQMIDSFLSAEVDYIIINAAGCGHTLKEYHHILKDDPEGNCYAARIYEEKAKEFVSKVRDINEFLMETGFNVDLSPVTDDTVKVVYQDACHLLHGQKISLQPRQLLQKIPNLELKEPVDAALCCGSAGVYNLLQPDVANELGEQKVQNLLNTGASIIASPNPGCALQITKHLKLQGKEVKVMHPMELLDHSIRGELIKST, encoded by the coding sequence ATGAACACTACTAATACCCCTATCGATACTATAAACTCTGAAAAAGGATTTGACGACCATAACCCTCCCTCACAAAATTTGATTGATCAATGTGTACATTGTGGTTTTTGTTTATCAACTTGTCCCAGTTATAGAGTCATTGGCAAAGAAATGGACTCTCCCAGAGGAAGAATTTATCTAATGAATGCGATTAATCAGGGAGAAGCAAAATTAGATGAAAGCACAAGTCCTCATTTCGATAGTTGTTTAGGATGTTTAGCTTGTGTTACTACTTGTCCATCTGGGGTACAATATGATCAGTTAATCGCTTCTGTGCGTCCTCAAGTAGAAAGAAATCAACCCCGCAATTGGTGGGAAAAAATCCTTCGCACTCTTATCTTTAATATTTTTCCTTATCCTGCAAGATTAAGTATTTTCTTACCCCTACTGTGGTTTTACCAAATTTCAGGTTTACAGGCTCTAGTGAGAAAAACGGGCATACTCAAATTTTTTCCTCGTATTGCTTCTATGGAGTCTATCCTTCCATCTATTCAATTAGCTTCTATCAATAAAAAATATCCTTATACCATCCCCCCTCAAAAAGAGAAAAAATACCGAGTAGGATTGATTCTAGGCTGTGTACAACGGTTATTTTTTGACCCTGTAAATGAAGCGACTGTAAGGGTATTAACTGCAAATGGTTGTGAGGTTGTAATTCCTCCATCTCAAGGATGTTGCGGTGCATTACCTGCCCATCAGGGACAAGAAAACCAAGCCCAAACTCTCGCAAAACAAATGATTGACAGTTTTTTGTCTGCTGAAGTTGATTATATTATTATTAATGCCGCAGGGTGTGGTCATACCCTTAAAGAATATCATCATATTTTAAAAGATGATCCCGAAGGGAACTGCTACGCAGCACGCATCTATGAAGAAAAAGCAAAAGAATTTGTCAGCAAAGTCAGAGACATTAACGAATTTTTAATGGAAACAGGCTTTAATGTTGACTTATCTCCCGTTACCGATGACACTGTCAAAGTTGTTTATCAAGATGCTTGTCACTTGTTACATGGGCAAAAAATTAGCTTACAACCTCGCCAATTATTGCAAAAAATACCTAACCTAGAATTAAAAGAGCCTGTAGATGCGGCTTTATGTTGCGGTAGTGCGGGAGTATATAATCTTTTACAACCTGACGTTGCCAACGAATTAGGAGAACAAAAAGTTCAAAATCTTCTTAACACGGGGGCCAGTATAATTGCTTCTCCAAACCCCGGTTGTGCCTTACAAATCACCAAACATCTCAAATTACAGGGAAAAGAAGTAAAAGTAATGCACCCGATGGAGCTTTTAGATCATAGCATTAGGGGGGAGTTAATCAAAAGTACCTAA
- a CDS encoding geranylgeranyl reductase family protein, with protein sequence MYDCIVVGAGPAGATSAYHLAKKGYSVLILEKASLPRYKPCGGGVSPLIQSWFDFDLSPAISLKSHTVYCTWEQKDAIAVDLGNNPIWMVRRDVFDYFLVTQAVKQGATLKDTTKVRGVEFVSNGWIVKTENESFKGRYLIGADGAKGSMAKWLGFGKQKKSVVGALELEIPVQKVENKETYLEFGLVQHGYAWNFPKADGYSIGAGGFAKNRKAQSFHKIIENYTGLFNLNAKDGCEHGHPLALWNGVQKLHTENAVLAGESACVVDPFTAEGIRPSIYSGLKASEAVANALAGEANALAKYSEIMAQEWGKEMLWAQRLASIFYRFPRLSYQLGVKHPSGGKTMMKIFAGEKTYSQVAQKGIKLLTNLSSG encoded by the coding sequence ATGTATGATTGTATAGTTGTTGGTGCTGGTCCTGCGGGTGCTACCTCTGCTTATCATTTAGCAAAAAAAGGGTATTCTGTCTTAATTCTGGAAAAGGCTAGTTTACCCCGTTATAAACCTTGTGGAGGAGGAGTTTCTCCTCTGATTCAATCTTGGTTTGATTTTGATTTATCTCCCGCTATTTCTCTTAAAAGTCATACTGTTTATTGTACTTGGGAACAGAAAGATGCGATCGCAGTTGATTTAGGAAATAATCCCATTTGGATGGTAAGAAGAGACGTTTTCGACTATTTTCTAGTAACACAAGCTGTCAAACAAGGAGCAACCCTGAAAGATACAACGAAAGTACGAGGGGTTGAATTTGTTAGTAATGGTTGGATAGTTAAAACCGAAAATGAGTCATTTAAAGGACGTTATCTTATTGGTGCGGATGGGGCAAAAGGCTCAATGGCTAAATGGTTAGGCTTTGGAAAGCAGAAAAAATCGGTGGTGGGTGCATTGGAATTAGAAATTCCTGTACAGAAGGTAGAGAATAAAGAAACCTATTTAGAATTTGGTTTAGTACAACACGGCTATGCTTGGAATTTTCCCAAAGCAGATGGTTATTCTATTGGTGCTGGGGGTTTTGCTAAAAATAGAAAAGCTCAAAGTTTTCACAAAATTATTGAAAATTATACAGGTTTGTTCAATCTTAATGCTAAAGATGGTTGCGAACATGGACACCCCCTTGCTCTTTGGAATGGAGTACAAAAATTACATACAGAAAATGCCGTTTTAGCAGGGGAATCAGCCTGTGTAGTTGATCCTTTCACTGCAGAGGGAATCCGCCCTTCTATCTATAGCGGTTTAAAAGCATCCGAAGCGGTGGCTAATGCTTTAGCTGGAGAGGCAAATGCTTTAGCAAAATATAGTGAAATTATGGCTCAAGAATGGGGAAAAGAAATGTTGTGGGCGCAAAGATTAGCTTCTATTTTTTATCGTTTTCCTCGTCTTAGTTACCAATTAGGGGTTAAGCATCCTTCTGGGGGAAAAACTATGATGAAAATATTTGCAGGAGAAAAAACTTATTCTCAGGTAGCACAAAAGGGAATTAAATTATTAACTAATCTGAGTTCGGGATAA
- a CDS encoding dicarboxylate/amino acid:cation symporter — MTQNTSTNSSSLSSLIPILLGIFIGVLLGGFLPIWGQEVKFLGELFINALLMLVVPLVITSMIASITSLGDISKLKGIGLKTIIFYFITTGIAVILGLVLVNITQPGVAQTDAERVLLRGGEVLTNAEYKVEENEVLLLDTNLRKSFDDRYFVSLIDQDIKGNIIEKAPINSQKIIVSQWENSQGEIVSPLRRGRGINIDLTIAKRIEGKEKSSIKTTIEQVVTDLLPRNLFQSMVENDVLPLIIFSLVFGAILTTLEDGQIVIDFISVLNKAILKIVDLILIFAPIGIGALIAGRLGDAGGFEGFGSEFLSLWKYSSTVILGLILHGFFILTSILYLITSRSPFDYLRKTSPALITAFSTSSSSATIPVTLECAIKNNKVDSKIADFVIPLGATINMDGTALYEAVAAVFIAQIYGIELSLGQLIVIFLTATLAAVGAAGIPEAGLVTMVIVLKAVNIPVEGISLILVIDWFLDRCRTTINVWGDSVGAAVINHLNQENVNSE; from the coding sequence ATGACTCAAAACACGTCAACAAATTCATCTTCTTTAAGCTCATTAATCCCCATTCTTCTCGGAATTTTTATCGGTGTTTTATTAGGTGGTTTTTTACCTATTTGGGGACAAGAAGTTAAATTTTTAGGAGAATTATTTATTAATGCTTTATTAATGTTGGTTGTACCTTTAGTTATCACCTCCATGATAGCTAGTATCACTTCTTTAGGCGATATTAGTAAATTAAAAGGTATTGGCTTAAAAACAATTATTTTTTATTTTATAACCACTGGAATAGCTGTAATTTTAGGCTTAGTTTTAGTTAATATCACTCAACCCGGAGTTGCTCAAACTGATGCAGAAAGAGTCTTATTAAGAGGTGGAGAGGTTTTAACTAACGCAGAATATAAAGTTGAAGAAAATGAAGTTTTACTACTAGACACAAATTTAAGAAAATCTTTTGATGATCGTTATTTTGTTTCTTTAATTGATCAAGATATAAAAGGAAATATTATCGAAAAAGCACCTATTAATAGTCAAAAAATAATTGTCTCTCAGTGGGAAAATAGTCAAGGAGAAATTGTATCTCCTTTAAGAAGAGGAAGAGGTATAAACATAGATTTAACTATTGCAAAAAGAATAGAAGGGAAGGAAAAAAGTTCGATCAAAACAACCATTGAACAAGTAGTCACAGATTTACTTCCCCGTAATTTATTTCAATCAATGGTAGAAAATGACGTTTTACCTTTAATCATTTTTTCCCTCGTTTTTGGTGCGATTTTGACTACCTTAGAAGATGGACAAATAGTCATAGATTTTATCTCCGTTTTAAACAAAGCTATCCTCAAAATTGTCGATTTAATTCTTATTTTTGCTCCCATTGGTATTGGTGCGTTAATCGCAGGGCGCTTAGGAGATGCAGGAGGATTTGAAGGGTTTGGCAGTGAATTTCTCTCTCTTTGGAAATATTCTAGTACTGTGATACTAGGTCTAATTTTACATGGATTTTTCATTTTGACCTCTATACTTTACCTTATCACCTCTCGATCGCCCTTTGATTATTTAAGAAAAACGTCTCCTGCCTTAATTACAGCTTTTTCCACCTCCTCTAGTTCTGCCACAATTCCCGTCACCCTTGAATGTGCCATCAAAAACAATAAAGTCGATAGTAAAATTGCTGACTTTGTCATACCCCTAGGAGCGACAATTAATATGGATGGTACAGCCCTTTATGAAGCAGTTGCCGCCGTTTTCATTGCCCAAATCTACGGTATAGAATTAAGTCTGGGACAATTAATTGTTATTTTCTTGACTGCAACCTTAGCCGCAGTAGGGGCGGCAGGTATTCCCGAAGCAGGACTCGTCACTATGGTCATAGTATTAAAAGCAGTTAATATACCAGTAGAAGGTATTTCCCTAATTCTCGTTATCGACTGGTTTTTAGATCGTTGTCGCACTACAATCAATGTCTGGGGAGATAGCGTTGGTGCCGCCGTTATTAATCACCTCAATCAAGAGAATGTCAATAGTGAATAG
- a CDS encoding dihydrolipoamide acetyltransferase family protein codes for MIYDIFMPALSSTMTEGKIVSWEKQPGDKVEKGETVVVVESDKADMDVESFYSGYLATILVPAGSQAPVGDAIAYIAETEAEIEEAKKKASQAQGGNNVTSTPATTPEFKKEVETSPQPVATTANTEISPSNTSENNGRIIASPRAKKLAKEFKVDLATIKGSGVNGRITAEDVEKAVGKAPSVTTSTPSLPTITSSIPPQITPTPALGNAAPINNLAGETVPFNTLQQAVVRNMVASLHVPTFQVSYDITTDALDGLYRKIKTKGVTMTALLAKAVAVTLQKHPIMSATYTEGGIKYNDSINIAVAVAMPDGGLITPVIKNAAQIDIYSLARSWKDLVDRARAKQLQPDEYSTGTFTLSNLGMFGVSSFTAILPPGQGSILAIGGTRPAVVASKDGLFGVKNQMTVTITCDHRIIYGADAASFLKDLANLIENDPHSLTL; via the coding sequence ATGATTTACGATATATTTATGCCAGCCCTCAGTTCCACGATGACAGAAGGGAAAATAGTTTCATGGGAAAAACAACCCGGTGATAAAGTTGAGAAAGGAGAAACTGTTGTTGTCGTTGAATCCGACAAGGCTGATATGGATGTAGAATCTTTCTACTCTGGTTATTTAGCTACTATTCTTGTCCCTGCCGGTTCTCAAGCTCCTGTGGGAGATGCGATCGCATATATTGCTGAAACCGAAGCAGAAATAGAAGAAGCCAAGAAAAAAGCCAGTCAAGCACAAGGGGGAAATAATGTCACTTCAACCCCCGCAACTACTCCTGAATTCAAAAAAGAAGTAGAAACCTCTCCTCAACCTGTGGCAACCACTGCTAACACAGAAATCTCTCCCTCAAATACTTCTGAAAATAACGGTAGAATTATCGCTTCCCCCAGAGCAAAAAAATTAGCCAAAGAATTTAAAGTTGATTTAGCCACTATTAAGGGTAGCGGTGTCAACGGTAGAATTACCGCCGAAGATGTAGAAAAAGCGGTCGGAAAAGCACCTAGCGTAACCACATCTACTCCTTCATTGCCCACCATTACATCCTCTATACCTCCTCAAATTACCCCCACTCCTGCCCTCGGTAATGCCGCTCCCATTAATAATTTAGCAGGAGAAACCGTACCTTTTAACACCTTACAACAAGCAGTTGTTCGTAATATGGTGGCTAGTTTACACGTTCCCACTTTCCAAGTTAGCTATGATATTACCACTGATGCTTTAGATGGCTTATATCGTAAAATCAAAACTAAGGGAGTTACAATGACTGCATTATTAGCCAAAGCTGTTGCAGTTACCCTACAAAAACACCCCATCATGAGTGCTACTTATACAGAAGGTGGCATTAAATATAACGATTCTATCAACATCGCTGTTGCCGTTGCGATGCCCGATGGCGGTTTAATTACCCCTGTGATTAAAAATGCGGCTCAAATAGATATTTATTCCCTTGCCCGTAGCTGGAAAGATTTAGTAGATCGTGCCAGAGCAAAACAACTACAGCCTGATGAGTACAGTACAGGTACATTTACTCTTTCTAATTTAGGGATGTTTGGTGTAAGTAGCTTTACCGCTATTTTACCTCCCGGACAAGGTTCGATCTTAGCCATTGGTGGTACTCGCCCCGCCGTAGTAGCTAGTAAAGACGGTTTATTTGGGGTTAAAAATCAAATGACAGTGACTATCACCTGTGATCACCGTATCATCTATGGTGCAGATGCGGCATCATTCCTCAAAGATTTAGCTAATTTAATTGAAAATGATCCCCATTCTTTGACATTGTAG
- a CDS encoding iron-containing alcohol dehydrogenase family protein, whose translation MSKSKSISIEVGQIFSLQVAPGNIIKGENSLSNSGDAIASFGQMPLVVGGEKTIKLIETYLEPICKKFNLKPRYASYLPDCSETSLKRLEKAVKTHEADFIIGVGGGKSLDSAKLLAHNCHLPVITIPTSGATCAAWTALSNIYSESGAFQYDVSLRHCPNLLILDYNIIASAPKYTLIAGIGDAIAKWYEASVSSGNSTATLTIAAVQQARVLRDILLQKAETALQNPLSETWKEVVDATVLLAGVSGGLGGANCRTVAAHAVHNGLTHLEATHGKLHGAKVAYGILVQLRLEETIANNQLAKTARQQLIKFYQSIGLPITLEDLGLTNITLNQLRQCAEITCKPESDIHRLPFNVTPDILLSAMVSTMA comes from the coding sequence ATGTCGAAATCAAAATCAATTAGCATTGAAGTTGGTCAAATTTTTAGCTTACAGGTTGCACCGGGGAATATTATTAAAGGAGAAAACAGTCTCAGTAATAGTGGGGATGCGATCGCATCTTTTGGTCAAATGCCCTTAGTGGTGGGAGGAGAGAAAACTATAAAATTAATTGAAACTTATCTTGAACCTATTTGTAAGAAATTTAATTTAAAACCTCGTTACGCTAGTTATCTTCCCGATTGTAGTGAAACATCTTTAAAACGTCTCGAAAAGGCAGTCAAAACCCATGAAGCCGATTTTATCATCGGTGTGGGGGGAGGAAAATCCCTTGATAGTGCAAAATTATTAGCTCATAATTGCCATTTACCAGTAATTACCATTCCTACCTCTGGGGCTACTTGTGCCGCTTGGACTGCTTTAAGTAATATTTATTCAGAATCGGGAGCTTTTCAATATGATGTAAGTTTACGTCATTGTCCTAATTTACTTATTCTCGATTACAATATTATTGCTTCTGCTCCTAAATATACCCTGATAGCAGGAATCGGAGATGCGATCGCAAAATGGTATGAAGCCTCCGTCAGTAGCGGTAACTCTACCGCAACCTTAACCATTGCCGCTGTACAACAAGCAAGAGTATTGAGAGATATTTTACTCCAGAAAGCCGAAACTGCTTTACAAAATCCCCTCAGTGAAACTTGGAAAGAAGTAGTTGACGCAACAGTATTACTTGCAGGAGTAAGCGGAGGTTTGGGAGGTGCAAATTGTCGAACCGTTGCCGCCCATGCCGTGCATAATGGTTTAACCCACTTAGAAGCAACTCACGGCAAATTACACGGTGCAAAAGTGGCTTATGGTATTCTGGTGCAATTGAGATTAGAAGAAACCATCGCTAATAATCAACTTGCCAAAACTGCCAGACAACAATTAATCAAGTTTTATCAGTCTATCGGTTTACCTATTACCTTAGAAGATTTAGGCTTAACAAATATTACCTTAAATCAACTGCGTCAATGTGCTGAAATTACTTGTAAACCAGAATCAGACATTCACCGTTTACCTTTTAATGTGACTCCTGATATTTTACTCAGTGCAATGGTTTCAACAATGGCATAA